A portion of the Gemmatimonas sp. genome contains these proteins:
- the purL gene encoding phosphoribosylformylglycinamidine synthase subunit PurL yields the protein MNVSTPSTASRVQSRPGDPTITPALVAEHGITEFEYERLVHMLGRTPTFTELGVVSALWSEHCSYKHSRPMLKTLPTKAPWVLQGPGENAGVISVGDGWAVAFKIESHNHPSAVEPYQGAATGVGGILRDVFTMGARPIALLNSLRFGPLTSSRVRWLFAGVVKGIGDYGNCVGVPTVGGEVVFDPSYEGNPLVNAMCVGLMREDELIRAVASGVGNPIMAVGARTGRDGIHGASFASEDLSESSEAKRPMVQVGDPFTEKLLLEASLELIRSGHIVAIQDMGAAGLTSSSAEMAERGDVGVTIDATKVPVREQGMTPYEILLSESQERMLVVARQGHEDAVRQILAKWDLEAAVIGEVIAEPVYRVTEGETIVAEFPGSRLVTECPQYVLEPRESEALRAARARDPHDVKPLADERDHAWTLERLLSSPTIASKRWVWQQYDSTVRTSTVRGPGSDAAVVRLRSTDKAIALCIDGNGRHVALSPRNGGRAAVCEAARNVACSGARPKAITNNLNFGNPKKPEVYFQLSEAIAGMGEACTVLETPVTGGNVSLYNENPQGAIHPTPTIGMVGLIESLAHITPSAFQRVGDAIVLLGECTDELGASEYLLSVHGLTIGEPPACNPATERSLIDALLEAIAAGVVRSAHDCSDGGLAVALAECAMMERDHAFGFAVDLSPWTTLPHRALLFGEAHGRVVVSTADSAAVLKIAQRYGVPARVIGRVTEADTGASFTISDDTFTAPINWLAKAFHEAIPQAMDGDTPAEHVVTASHAPTND from the coding sequence ATGAACGTATCCACACCTTCGACCGCCTCGCGCGTGCAGTCGCGTCCCGGTGACCCGACCATTACGCCGGCGCTGGTTGCCGAGCATGGCATCACCGAGTTCGAGTACGAGCGTCTGGTGCACATGCTCGGCCGTACGCCGACGTTCACCGAGCTGGGGGTGGTGAGTGCCCTGTGGAGCGAGCACTGCTCCTACAAGCATTCCCGCCCCATGCTCAAGACGCTGCCCACCAAGGCTCCCTGGGTGCTGCAGGGGCCCGGAGAAAACGCCGGCGTCATTTCCGTCGGCGACGGCTGGGCCGTGGCGTTCAAGATCGAGTCCCACAACCATCCTTCGGCTGTGGAGCCGTATCAGGGGGCTGCCACCGGGGTGGGCGGCATTCTGCGTGATGTCTTCACCATGGGCGCCCGCCCCATCGCTCTGCTGAACTCGCTGCGCTTCGGCCCGCTGACCTCCTCGCGAGTGCGATGGCTCTTCGCCGGTGTGGTGAAGGGCATTGGCGATTACGGCAACTGCGTGGGCGTCCCTACCGTGGGCGGCGAAGTCGTGTTCGACCCGTCCTACGAAGGCAATCCTCTCGTGAATGCCATGTGCGTGGGGCTCATGCGCGAGGACGAACTCATCCGCGCCGTTGCCAGCGGTGTTGGCAATCCCATCATGGCGGTGGGGGCGCGAACCGGTCGCGACGGCATTCACGGTGCCTCGTTCGCCTCGGAGGATCTTTCCGAGTCCAGCGAGGCGAAGCGCCCCATGGTGCAGGTGGGTGACCCGTTCACCGAGAAGCTGCTCCTCGAGGCTTCGCTCGAACTGATTCGCAGTGGGCACATCGTGGCCATCCAGGACATGGGTGCGGCTGGTCTCACATCCTCCTCGGCGGAGATGGCGGAGCGCGGTGACGTGGGGGTCACGATCGACGCGACCAAGGTCCCCGTGCGCGAGCAGGGGATGACGCCCTACGAGATCCTGCTCTCTGAATCCCAGGAGCGCATGCTCGTGGTGGCCCGCCAGGGCCATGAGGACGCCGTCCGCCAGATCCTCGCAAAGTGGGATCTCGAAGCGGCGGTGATCGGCGAAGTGATCGCGGAGCCGGTGTATCGGGTGACCGAGGGGGAGACGATCGTCGCGGAGTTTCCCGGCTCGCGGCTCGTGACCGAATGCCCGCAGTACGTGCTGGAGCCGAGGGAGAGCGAGGCGCTCAGAGCGGCGCGGGCGCGCGACCCGCATGACGTGAAGCCACTCGCCGACGAACGCGACCATGCGTGGACGCTGGAGCGCCTGCTCTCGTCGCCCACGATTGCCAGCAAGCGGTGGGTGTGGCAGCAGTACGACTCGACGGTGCGCACCAGCACGGTACGCGGGCCCGGGAGTGATGCTGCCGTCGTGCGTCTTCGCAGCACGGATAAGGCGATTGCGTTGTGTATCGACGGCAATGGACGCCATGTGGCGCTGTCGCCGCGCAACGGCGGGCGCGCAGCGGTGTGCGAGGCCGCGCGCAACGTGGCGTGCAGCGGTGCGCGCCCCAAGGCCATCACGAACAACCTCAACTTCGGCAATCCGAAGAAGCCGGAAGTGTACTTCCAGCTCAGCGAGGCAATCGCCGGGATGGGAGAAGCCTGCACGGTGCTGGAGACTCCGGTCACGGGCGGCAACGTCTCGCTGTACAACGAGAATCCACAAGGCGCCATTCATCCGACCCCAACGATCGGCATGGTTGGTCTGATTGAGTCCCTTGCGCACATCACCCCGTCGGCGTTTCAGCGCGTGGGCGACGCCATCGTGCTGCTGGGGGAATGCACGGATGAACTGGGGGCGAGTGAGTACCTGCTCAGCGTCCATGGTCTCACGATCGGCGAGCCGCCCGCGTGCAACCCGGCCACGGAGCGTTCCCTCATCGACGCGCTGCTCGAGGCCATCGCAGCGGGAGTCGTGCGGTCGGCACACGATTGCAGCGACGGGGGCCTTGCCGTGGCGCTGGCGGAATGTGCCATGATGGAGCGCGACCACGCCTTCGGGTTTGCGGTCGACCTGTCCCCGTGGACCACGCTCCCCCATCGTGCGCTGCTGTTCGGCGAAGCGCACGGCCGGGTGGTCGTGTCCACCGCCGACAGCGCGGCCGTGCTGAAGATCGCGCAACGGTACGGGGTACCGGCGCGGGTGATCGGGCGCGTGACCGAGGCCGACACCGGCGCGAGCTTCACCATTTCCGACGATACCTTCACGGCGCCGATCAACTGGCTCGCCAAAGCGTTCCACGAGGCCATTCCCCAGGCAATGGACGGCGACACGCCGGCTGAGCATGTGGTGACCGCGTCGCACGCTCCTACCAACGACTGA
- the purQ gene encoding phosphoribosylformylglycinamidine synthase subunit PurQ → MKAGIVRFPGSNCDEDAFHAVADILGQDAVYLWHKDQDLQGVDLVILPGGFSYGDYLRAGAIARFSPIMREVVQHANRGGLVLGICNGFQIACEAGLLPGALLRNDTLRFVSAPVTLRVESIATRFTSQYHLGQQIRIPVAHGDGRYTADGDVLARLEGEGRVVFRYVDASGEATRAANPNGSLRNIAGIVSEAGNVLGMMPHPERAMEGALGSTDGLPLFTSIVESLLGGVAI, encoded by the coding sequence GTGAAAGCCGGCATCGTTCGCTTCCCGGGCTCCAACTGCGACGAGGATGCGTTCCACGCCGTCGCGGACATCCTCGGTCAGGACGCCGTCTACCTGTGGCACAAGGATCAGGACCTCCAGGGGGTGGATCTGGTGATTCTCCCCGGTGGTTTCAGCTATGGCGATTACCTGCGCGCCGGCGCGATCGCGCGATTCAGTCCGATCATGCGGGAGGTGGTGCAGCACGCCAACCGCGGCGGCCTCGTGCTGGGCATCTGCAATGGCTTTCAGATTGCCTGCGAAGCGGGGCTGCTGCCTGGCGCGCTCCTGCGCAACGATACGTTGCGCTTCGTGAGTGCGCCGGTCACGCTGCGGGTGGAAAGCATCGCCACGCGTTTCACCTCGCAGTATCACCTGGGGCAGCAGATCCGCATTCCGGTGGCACATGGCGATGGGCGATACACCGCCGACGGCGACGTACTCGCCCGACTCGAGGGGGAGGGGCGTGTGGTGTTCCGCTACGTCGACGCCAGCGGTGAGGCCACCCGCGCGGCCAATCCGAACGGATCGCTCCGCAACATTGCGGGCATCGTCAGCGAGGCCGGAAACGTGCTGGGGATGATGCCGCACCCGGAGCGGGCCATGGAGGGGGCGCTGGGCTCGACGGACGGTCTGCCGCTCTTCACGTCGATCGTTGAATCGCTGTTGGGAGGAGTTGCCATATGA
- the pssA gene encoding CDP-diacylglycerol--serine O-phosphatidyltransferase, translating to MRPQEAAVIALPNGFTLANLFFGIFGIVAASRGDFDAAARFIVFGAVADTLDGRIARATKTGSRFGEELDSLVDAISFGTAPALIMYFAVFQSTRWEWIFCFFFTACAVMRLARFNVMQAGRKTTHFQGLPSPAAGGVLATYYWFSQTSLYTETIVADLPWHQMLRFLILGLGMLMISNVQYAKFPVVNFRSLQGILGFLLVIGTLIGVIFLPKQFFFPAGMAYVLYGIGRTVFLGLLDRLPGRDASGDDDDEDSESAPPRRRRRRRPSQRNPAGSDTGREDKPA from the coding sequence ATGCGGCCCCAGGAGGCCGCGGTCATCGCGCTGCCCAACGGATTCACGCTGGCCAACCTGTTTTTCGGCATCTTCGGCATCGTGGCCGCCTCACGCGGCGACTTCGATGCCGCGGCGCGTTTCATCGTGTTCGGTGCCGTCGCCGATACGCTCGACGGCCGCATTGCGCGCGCCACCAAGACCGGCTCGCGCTTCGGCGAAGAGCTGGACTCGCTGGTGGATGCCATTTCGTTCGGCACCGCGCCCGCACTCATCATGTACTTCGCGGTGTTTCAGAGTACACGGTGGGAGTGGATCTTCTGTTTCTTCTTCACCGCGTGCGCGGTGATGCGTCTGGCCCGATTCAACGTGATGCAGGCCGGTCGCAAGACGACGCACTTCCAGGGGCTTCCGAGCCCGGCAGCCGGCGGGGTGCTGGCCACGTACTATTGGTTCAGCCAGACCTCGCTGTATACCGAGACGATCGTCGCCGACCTTCCCTGGCATCAGATGCTCCGATTCCTGATCCTCGGCCTTGGCATGCTGATGATCAGCAACGTGCAGTACGCCAAGTTTCCCGTCGTCAACTTCCGCTCCCTCCAGGGCATCCTCGGATTCTTGCTCGTCATCGGTACGCTCATTGGCGTGATCTTCCTGCCGAAGCAGTTCTTCTTTCCGGCCGGCATGGCGTACGTGCTGTACGGGATCGGCCGCACGGTGTTCCTCGGTCTTCTCGACCGTCTGCCGGGTCGTGATGCGTCCGGCGATGACGATGATGAAGATTCGGAGAGCGCCCCTCCCCGTCGCCGTCGCCGGCGTCGTCCTTCCCAACGCAACCCAGCCGGTTCCGACACCGGTCGCGAGGATAAGCCCGCATGA
- the dusB gene encoding tRNA dihydrouridine synthase DusB → MAKSLPRKTFPFPVPNQTPLYLAPMAGVSESPFRRLCHSHGADVVITEFLSAEGIRRENEATISKLRFNQDERPIGVQIFGADPRAMADAAAMVTDLFMPDFVDINFGCPVKKVVRRNGGSGCLKDMDLVQEIIRAVSKATPLPVTVKTRSGWNEEMRDPVGIALRMQDAGATVFTLHARTRTQMYSGQANWDEIAKVAEALDIPVLGNGDIKTASDAKRMLDHTRADGIMIGRGSYGQPWIFNQARALINGEPMPATPAVHDRFAVALGHARMVQAYETDPIGAAIEFRKHLGWYVKGLPNSADLRAKLHQVRDFAEVEAIFANYLLFYDEYVARGAKADDPDVSDLTCEAA, encoded by the coding sequence ATGGCCAAGTCCTTGCCCCGCAAGACGTTTCCCTTTCCGGTCCCAAACCAGACGCCGCTCTACCTGGCCCCCATGGCCGGTGTATCGGAATCGCCGTTCCGTCGCTTGTGCCATAGCCATGGCGCGGACGTGGTGATCACCGAGTTTCTGTCGGCCGAAGGCATTCGCCGGGAGAACGAAGCAACGATCAGCAAGCTGCGCTTCAATCAGGACGAGCGGCCGATCGGCGTACAGATCTTCGGGGCCGACCCGCGGGCCATGGCCGATGCGGCCGCCATGGTCACCGATCTCTTCATGCCGGACTTCGTCGACATCAACTTCGGATGTCCGGTCAAGAAGGTCGTGCGGCGCAACGGCGGGTCGGGGTGCCTCAAGGACATGGACCTCGTGCAGGAGATCATCCGCGCGGTGTCGAAGGCCACCCCGCTTCCCGTCACGGTCAAGACGCGCAGTGGCTGGAACGAGGAGATGCGCGACCCGGTCGGCATTGCGCTTCGCATGCAGGATGCGGGCGCCACCGTGTTCACGCTCCATGCGCGGACGCGGACCCAGATGTACAGCGGTCAGGCGAACTGGGACGAGATCGCCAAGGTTGCCGAGGCACTCGACATCCCGGTGCTGGGCAACGGCGACATCAAGACGGCGTCCGACGCCAAGCGGATGCTCGACCATACGCGGGCTGACGGCATCATGATCGGTCGCGGGTCCTACGGCCAGCCGTGGATCTTCAATCAGGCGCGGGCGCTGATCAACGGCGAACCAATGCCGGCCACGCCGGCTGTGCACGATCGCTTCGCGGTTGCCCTTGGACACGCGCGCATGGTGCAGGCCTACGAGACGGATCCCATTGGTGCGGCGATCGAGTTCCGCAAGCACTTGGGGTGGTACGTGAAGGGACTTCCCAACTCCGCCGATTTGCGTGCCAAACTGCATCAGGTGCGCGACTTTGCCGAGGTGGAGGCGATCTTCGCCAATTACCTCCTCTTCTACGATGAGTACGTCGCCCGGGGCGCGAAGGCCGACGATCCGGATGTATCGGATCTCACCTGTGAAGCGGCCTGA
- a CDS encoding PTS sugar transporter subunit IIA has translation MELREFFSEDAVQLELQGTSKDEILKELIGLLKLDEKSEGMLFKMLKRRENLGSTGIGRGIAIPHCRSLVVNRLRVAFGRKKDGVDFKAIDDKPVNFFFLIVAPPLEVSNQYLPVLGKIAQFSKESDVPGRLLEIGSPAEFMALLEEKRV, from the coding sequence ATGGAACTGCGCGAGTTTTTCTCCGAAGACGCCGTCCAACTGGAGCTTCAGGGCACCAGCAAGGATGAGATCCTGAAGGAATTGATCGGCCTCCTCAAGCTCGACGAGAAGTCCGAGGGCATGCTGTTCAAGATGCTCAAGCGACGCGAGAACCTGGGCTCGACGGGCATCGGCCGAGGCATCGCCATTCCACATTGCCGATCACTGGTCGTCAACCGCCTGCGTGTCGCGTTTGGCCGCAAGAAGGACGGCGTCGATTTCAAGGCTATCGACGACAAGCCCGTGAACTTCTTCTTCCTGATCGTTGCGCCGCCGCTCGAGGTCTCCAATCAGTACCTCCCCGTGCTCGGTAAAATTGCGCAGTTCAGCAAGGAGAGCGATGTGCCGGGCCGACTGCTCGAGATCGGATCGCCCGCCGAGTTCATGGCCTTGTTGGAAGAGAAGCGCGTGTAG
- the purS gene encoding phosphoribosylformylglycinamidine synthase subunit PurS — protein sequence MTRFRCAVHIVPRRGILDPQGKAVADALHSLEFTNVSDVRVGRYVVVDTTAESEDAARAAVKAMCEKLLANPVTEDYDIASVERA from the coding sequence ATGACCCGTTTCCGTTGCGCCGTCCACATCGTACCGCGTCGTGGTATTCTCGATCCTCAGGGTAAGGCCGTCGCCGACGCGCTGCACTCACTCGAGTTTACCAATGTCAGTGATGTGCGCGTGGGTCGGTACGTTGTGGTGGACACAACCGCCGAGTCGGAAGACGCGGCGCGTGCGGCGGTGAAGGCCATGTGCGAGAAGCTGCTCGCCAATCCCGTAACCGAAGACTACGACATCGCCAGCGTGGAGCGCGCGTGA
- the ppdK gene encoding pyruvate, phosphate dikinase: MKRSVYFFGNGTADGTREMKSLLGGKGANLAEMTNLGVPVPPGFTIAADQCVAYLEHGGISDALRSEVEAALVRLETVSGKRFGDPANPLLVSVRSGAAVSMPGMMETILNLGLNDKTVEGLAAASGNTRFAFDSYRRFVQMYADVVLGVNIHRFEQLLATKRLTTGVRSDAELSADALRSLVTEYQQLVRAATGADFPSDPQVQLWGAIEAVWNSWTLKKAVDYRKVNGISHALGTGINIVSMVFGNMGSDSGTGVAFTRDPSTGEHRFYGEFLVNAQGEDVVAGIRTPLHIDEMASQLPGAYEALLETQARLERHFRDMQDIEFTVERGTLYLLQTRTGKRTTAAALRIALDMVNEGLISERDAVLRLQPNQLDQLLHRVIASTSQATPIAVGLPASPGAASGVAVFDPDVAERRQQQGEQVILVREETTPEDFHGIVAARAVLTARGGMTSHAAVVARGMGKCAIVGCTAMEILGDQRSMRVGDVVVSEGDWLTLDGGTGRVFLGDLPTQPSEVMRVINGLQPASEAPTYRGFATLMGWADTHRRLKVRANADTPRDARVARNFGAEGIGLCRTEHMFFEGDRITAMREMIVARDEGGRRRALEKLLPMQRTDFEGIFEAMDGYPVTIRLLDPPLHEFLPHGGEESSLLAASLNLSRPELSRIVSALRETNPMLGHRGCRLGIVYPEITEMQARAIFEAAVRACRRGIEVLPEIMVPLVSDVTEFRHQRAIIERAADQVMGVMGERVPYLVGTMIELPRAALTADEIAAEADFFSFGTNDLTQTTFGLSRDDAGRFLPQYVEGGIFPDDPFQVLDTKGVGKLVKWAVRDGRETKPTLKVGICGEHGGEPRSVAFCHSVGLDYVSCSPFRVPVARLAAAHAALAD, from the coding sequence GTGAAGCGGTCGGTCTATTTCTTTGGTAACGGCACGGCTGACGGCACGCGGGAGATGAAGTCGCTACTTGGCGGAAAGGGGGCCAATCTGGCCGAGATGACGAATCTCGGGGTGCCCGTCCCGCCTGGCTTCACGATTGCCGCCGACCAGTGTGTGGCATATCTCGAGCATGGCGGCATCAGCGACGCTTTGCGCAGCGAAGTGGAAGCCGCGCTCGTCCGTCTGGAGACCGTGAGCGGTAAGCGGTTCGGTGATCCGGCCAACCCGCTGCTCGTCTCCGTGCGCTCGGGGGCAGCGGTCAGCATGCCAGGGATGATGGAAACGATCCTCAACCTCGGGCTCAACGACAAGACGGTCGAGGGACTTGCCGCGGCTAGCGGCAACACGCGCTTCGCATTCGACTCGTACCGGCGCTTCGTGCAAATGTACGCCGACGTGGTGTTGGGGGTGAACATCCATCGCTTCGAGCAACTGCTCGCAACGAAGCGCCTCACGACTGGCGTCCGCTCCGACGCGGAGTTGAGCGCGGATGCGCTGCGCTCGCTCGTCACGGAGTATCAGCAACTCGTACGCGCTGCCACCGGTGCTGATTTCCCCTCCGATCCGCAGGTGCAGCTTTGGGGCGCCATCGAGGCCGTGTGGAACTCGTGGACGCTCAAGAAGGCGGTGGACTATCGCAAGGTGAATGGCATTTCGCATGCCCTCGGCACGGGGATCAATATCGTGTCCATGGTGTTCGGCAACATGGGAAGCGATTCCGGGACCGGTGTGGCCTTCACGCGCGATCCGAGTACCGGCGAACACCGCTTCTATGGTGAGTTCCTCGTGAACGCGCAGGGGGAGGATGTTGTGGCCGGCATTCGCACCCCGCTCCACATCGACGAAATGGCGAGCCAGCTGCCGGGGGCCTACGAGGCGCTGCTTGAGACCCAGGCACGTCTCGAGCGGCACTTCCGCGACATGCAGGACATCGAGTTCACCGTGGAGCGCGGTACGCTCTATCTGCTGCAGACGCGGACGGGCAAGCGCACCACGGCGGCCGCGCTGCGGATCGCGCTGGACATGGTGAACGAAGGCCTCATCTCCGAGCGGGATGCGGTGCTGCGGTTGCAGCCCAACCAGCTGGACCAGCTGCTCCACCGCGTCATTGCCAGCACGTCGCAGGCGACGCCCATTGCCGTGGGGCTGCCGGCAAGCCCAGGCGCGGCCAGCGGTGTGGCGGTCTTCGATCCCGATGTGGCCGAACGTCGCCAGCAGCAGGGTGAACAGGTCATTCTCGTCCGCGAGGAAACCACCCCGGAGGATTTCCACGGGATCGTGGCGGCGCGCGCAGTGCTCACGGCGCGCGGCGGCATGACGAGCCATGCGGCCGTTGTGGCCCGAGGCATGGGCAAGTGCGCGATCGTGGGCTGCACAGCCATGGAAATTCTGGGCGATCAGCGCAGCATGCGTGTGGGGGACGTGGTAGTCTCTGAGGGGGACTGGCTGACGCTCGACGGTGGCACCGGGCGCGTGTTTCTCGGAGACCTGCCCACCCAGCCAAGCGAGGTGATGCGCGTCATCAATGGCCTGCAGCCGGCGAGCGAGGCCCCCACGTATCGCGGCTTCGCCACGTTGATGGGGTGGGCCGACACCCATCGCCGGCTCAAGGTGCGCGCGAACGCGGACACGCCGCGCGATGCGCGGGTGGCACGGAACTTTGGGGCTGAAGGCATCGGCCTGTGCCGCACCGAGCACATGTTTTTCGAGGGTGATCGCATCACCGCGATGCGCGAGATGATCGTGGCCCGTGATGAAGGCGGGCGCCGCCGCGCACTCGAGAAGCTGTTGCCCATGCAGCGCACCGACTTCGAGGGAATCTTCGAGGCGATGGATGGCTATCCGGTCACCATTCGGCTGCTCGATCCGCCGCTGCACGAATTCCTGCCGCACGGCGGTGAGGAATCGTCACTGCTGGCGGCCTCCCTGAATCTTTCGCGCCCGGAGCTGTCGCGCATCGTGTCGGCGCTGCGCGAAACCAACCCCATGCTGGGGCACCGCGGGTGTCGCCTGGGAATTGTGTACCCCGAGATCACGGAAATGCAGGCGCGCGCCATTTTCGAGGCGGCCGTTCGTGCCTGTCGGCGCGGTATCGAGGTGCTGCCGGAGATCATGGTACCGCTCGTGTCGGATGTGACCGAGTTCCGGCATCAGCGGGCGATCATCGAGCGCGCCGCCGACCAGGTCATGGGAGTGATGGGAGAACGTGTCCCGTATCTCGTCGGCACCATGATCGAGCTCCCTCGCGCGGCGCTCACCGCCGACGAGATTGCTGCCGAGGCCGACTTCTTCTCGTTCGGCACCAACGACCTCACACAGACCACGTTCGGGCTCAGTCGTGATGACGCTGGACGCTTCCTCCCGCAGTATGTGGAGGGGGGCATCTTCCCCGACGATCCGTTCCAGGTGCTCGACACCAAGGGCGTTGGCAAGTTGGTGAAGTGGGCCGTACGTGACGGGCGCGAAACCAAGCCAACGCTCAAGGTGGGGATCTGCGGCGAGCATGGCGGAGAACCGCGCAGCGTGGCCTTCTGCCACTCGGTTGGTCTCGACTACGTGTCGTGCTCGCCATTTCGGGTCCCCGTGGCACGCCTTGCCGCCGCCCACGCGGCATTGGCCGACTGA
- a CDS encoding phosphoribosylaminoimidazolesuccinocarboxamide synthase codes for MSTAALLQTDLPLPLVRRGKVRDVYEVDADRLLLVTTDRISAFDVVMSEAIPYKGAVLTQLTAWWLGQLPSGIAHHLITADTDAILAAVPALAPYREALAGRAMLTWKADVVPIECVVRGYITGSAWKEYQAIGTLAGEALPTGLRESDRLDPPIFSPATKAETGHDENITIATVVARVGAETAATLEQLARTIYEFGRAVAEPRGIIVADTKFEFGWREGTLLLIDEVLTPDSSRFWPADRYVPGRGQPSFDKQPLRDWLDVERKAGRWDGDAPAPVLPPEIVEATSLRYRDAFHRLTGSPLDLARLGLPVAQ; via the coding sequence ATGAGCACAGCGGCGCTTCTGCAGACCGACCTGCCGTTGCCGCTGGTGCGGCGTGGCAAGGTGCGTGACGTATACGAGGTCGATGCCGATCGCCTTCTGCTGGTAACGACCGATCGCATCAGCGCCTTCGATGTGGTGATGTCGGAGGCGATTCCCTACAAGGGGGCCGTGCTCACGCAGCTCACCGCGTGGTGGCTCGGCCAACTGCCGTCGGGCATCGCGCACCATCTCATCACGGCCGACACCGACGCCATCCTCGCCGCCGTGCCCGCGCTCGCGCCCTATCGCGAGGCATTGGCCGGTCGGGCCATGCTCACGTGGAAGGCGGACGTGGTGCCCATCGAGTGCGTAGTGCGAGGCTACATCACCGGCTCGGCATGGAAGGAATACCAGGCGATCGGCACCCTTGCGGGCGAGGCGCTGCCCACGGGATTGCGTGAAAGCGACCGTCTCGATCCGCCGATCTTCAGTCCAGCCACCAAGGCCGAGACCGGGCACGACGAGAACATCACCATTGCCACGGTGGTGGCACGGGTCGGGGCGGAGACAGCGGCGACGCTCGAGCAACTGGCGCGCACGATCTACGAATTCGGGCGGGCGGTTGCCGAGCCGCGCGGCATCATCGTGGCCGACACCAAGTTCGAGTTCGGCTGGCGCGAGGGCACGTTGCTGCTCATCGACGAGGTCCTCACCCCCGACAGCTCACGCTTCTGGCCTGCCGACCGCTACGTCCCCGGCCGCGGGCAGCCGAGCTTCGACAAACAGCCGCTGCGTGACTGGTTGGACGTGGAGCGGAAGGCGGGGCGCTGGGATGGTGACGCGCCCGCTCCGGTACTGCCCCCGGAGATCGTGGAAGCCACCAGTTTACGGTATCGCGACGCCTTTCATCGATTGACGGGTTCCCCGCTCGACCTGGCCCGTCTGGGGCTTCCGGTCGCCCAGTGA
- the purF gene encoding amidophosphoribosyltransferase translates to MCGIFGVYGHKDAAALTQLGLYSLQHRGQESAGIVAVDDNGQARVSRAMGLVSEGFGDDEMLALQGPIAIGHTRYSTAGSSAIENAQPVLARVRRGHIALAHNGNLTNAVELRRALEDDGAIFSSTMDSEVIVHRIARASGESPEARVAEALQGVEGAYCLLVVLDETVVVARDPHGWRPLVMGRLADSLVFASETCALDIVGAVVEREIAPGEIVAVDRHGLRSITALPAAPLNRCVFEHVYFARPDSKIFGGSVDRSRRALGRQLARECPAPDADVVFAVPDSSNSAALGFAEASGIPYELALIRNHYVGRTFIQPTQSGRDAKVKVKYNPVREIIEGKRVVMVDDSIVRGTTTRGLVSLVRAAGAREVHMRVSSAPIISPCYYGIDTPRREELIAAQMSHEELVRHLGVDTLGYLSIEGMLSAMPTGPDGYCHACFSGRYPTATPSEPELLRAGSSAGVPVGIA, encoded by the coding sequence ATGTGCGGCATTTTCGGCGTCTACGGCCACAAGGATGCAGCGGCCCTGACGCAGCTGGGCCTCTACTCTTTGCAGCATCGCGGCCAGGAGTCGGCCGGCATCGTGGCGGTCGACGACAACGGGCAGGCGCGCGTGAGTCGCGCGATGGGCCTCGTGTCCGAGGGGTTCGGCGACGACGAGATGCTGGCGTTGCAGGGGCCGATCGCCATCGGGCATACGCGCTACAGCACGGCCGGCTCTTCGGCCATTGAGAACGCGCAGCCGGTGCTGGCCCGTGTGCGCCGGGGGCACATTGCCCTCGCGCACAACGGCAACCTCACCAATGCCGTGGAGCTGCGACGGGCACTCGAAGATGATGGGGCCATCTTCTCGAGCACGATGGACTCGGAAGTGATCGTGCATCGCATCGCCCGTGCCTCCGGCGAATCCCCAGAGGCGCGCGTGGCCGAGGCCCTGCAGGGGGTGGAAGGTGCGTACTGCCTGCTCGTGGTCCTGGACGAAACGGTGGTGGTGGCTCGCGATCCGCACGGATGGCGGCCGCTCGTCATGGGGCGCCTCGCCGACAGCCTGGTGTTCGCGTCGGAGACCTGCGCACTGGACATCGTGGGCGCGGTCGTCGAGCGCGAGATCGCGCCGGGGGAGATCGTGGCCGTGGATCGGCACGGGCTGCGGTCGATCACGGCGTTGCCGGCGGCACCGCTGAATCGCTGCGTATTCGAGCACGTCTACTTCGCCCGTCCCGACAGCAAGATCTTCGGTGGCTCGGTGGATCGCTCGCGGCGCGCGCTGGGGCGGCAGCTCGCGCGCGAATGCCCCGCTCCCGACGCGGACGTCGTGTTTGCGGTCCCCGATTCGTCCAACTCAGCGGCGCTGGGATTCGCCGAGGCCTCGGGCATTCCCTACGAACTGGCGCTCATTCGCAATCACTACGTCGGGCGCACCTTCATCCAGCCCACGCAGTCGGGGCGTGATGCCAAGGTGAAGGTGAAGTACAACCCGGTGCGCGAGATCATCGAGGGCAAGCGCGTGGTCATGGTGGATGACTCGATCGTGCGTGGCACGACCACGCGCGGCCTGGTGTCGCTCGTACGGGCGGCGGGTGCGCGGGAAGTGCACATGCGCGTATCCAGTGCGCCCATCATCAGCCCATGCTACTACGGCATCGACACGCCGCGCCGGGAAGAGCTCATTGCGGCGCAAATGAGCCACGAGGAACTGGTCCGTCATCTGGGCGTGGACACGCTGGGGTATCTGTCCATCGAGGGCATGCTCTCGGCCATGCCGACCGGTCCGGACGGCTACTGCCATGCCTGTTTCTCCGGTCGCTATCCGACGGCCACGCCGTCGGAGCCGGAATTGCTTCGCGCCGGCAGTTCCGCTGGTGTGCCGGTCGGCATCGCCTGA